The Brachyhypopomus gauderio isolate BG-103 chromosome 1, BGAUD_0.2, whole genome shotgun sequence genome includes a window with the following:
- the LOC143527431 gene encoding THAP domain-containing protein 6-like, translating to MPRSCSAYNCTNRFSTETRSIGITFHRFPKDRDLRKRWETAVRREGFSASLSSMLCSEHFRPEDFDRTGQAVRIRTGAVPSVFCFPAHLQKHVSTRTSKSSKKAQETPSLDCSQPVQEAEPVSVGKHDHSYALPSSNEDLRARLREALARVESLERERRNAKDREKRAKNTVSGLLEDLRMKKLINEDLKEQLDIYSGINKNFFLDF from the exons ATGCCTCGCTCATGCTCTGCGTATAACTGCACCAACcgcttttcaactgaaacaagaTCAATTGGCATAACCTTTCACAG GTTTCCAAAAGATAGAGATCTCAGAAAGAGATGGGAAACAGCTGTCAGACGAGAAGggttttctgctagcttgtcctCCATGCTCTGCAGTGAGCATTTCAGGCCAGAGGATTTTGACAGGACAGGTCAGGCAGTCAGGATCAGAACTGGAGCTGTTCCTTCAGTCTTCTGTTTCCCAGCTCACCTCCAAAAG CACGTGTCTACCAGGACATCTAAGAGCTCAAAGAAGGCTCAGGAGACCCCGTCACTAGACTGCTCCCAACCTGTTCAGGAGGCTGAGCCAGTGTCTGTGGGCAAACAT GATCACTCCTATGCTCTGCCTTCATCCAATGAGGATCTGAGGGCCAGACTCAGGGAAGCCTTGGCTAGGGTGGAGAGTCTGGAAAGGGAGAGGAGGAATGCaaaggacagagagaagagggCAAAGAACACTGTGAGTGGTCTTTTGGAGGATCTCAGGATGAAGAAACTGATTAATGAAGATTTGAAAGAGCAGCTCGATATATACTCAGGTATAAACAAAAATTTTTTTCTGGATTTTTAA
- the LOC143520477 gene encoding aerolysin-like protein, with amino-acid sequence MSYLADIHIIGGGGGSEFTFDGTGSGSTLTKLWVWAGGWQIKAIKVWLSNGQNKQFGNPDGKFSEFTFEDGEHFTSLSLWGNGAGSRLGGIKFKTNRSREFSAYMTDWGLKTEYPIDVGSGICMGVTGRSGSDIDCLAFMFINTIKSTVLTDVNYTTLHDVIPKVAVEELKSMTYTNNTSEMQEYKIESSKTVSKKSSWSVTNKIEFNFHCEVSAGIPEVAEVTAGYSFTVGVESNFGLENSEEKTELFSFPVKVPPGKTVTVKITIGRVTVDLPYKGTVQITCFNDSVLQFPVSGTYKGVTYTDAKTVIKE; translated from the coding sequence ATGTCATACCTGGCTGACATCCACATTATTGGCGGGGGGGGAGGTAGTGAGTTTACCTTCGATGGTACTGGCAGTGGATCCACCCTGACAAAGCTGTGGGTGTGGGCCGGAGGGTGGCAGATCAAAGCCATTAAGGTGTGGCTTTCTAATGGGCAGAACAAACAGTTTGGAAATCCTGATGGGAAATTTTCAGAATTTACGTTTGAAGACGGAGAGCATTTTACTTCCCTGTCACTGTGGGGAAATGGAGCTGGATCACGTCTGGGTGGTATCAAGTTCAAGACCAACCGCTCCCGAGAGTTTTCTGCATATATGACAGATTGGGGCCTGAAAACAGAATATCCAATTGATGTTGGTTCTGGAATCTGCATGGGAGTCACAGGGCGATCAGGTTCAGACATTGACTGCTTAGCCTTCATGTTCATTAACACCATCAAGTCTACTGTGTTAACTGATGTGAATTATACCACACTACATGATGTGATACCCAAGGTGGCTGTTGAGGAACTCAAATCCATGACTTACACCAACAATACTAGTGAGATGCAAGAGTACAAAATAGAATCCTCAAAAACAGTCAGCAAAAAGTCTTCCTGGTCTGTGACCAATAAGATTGAATTCAACTTCCACTGTGAAGTGAGCGCAGGCATTCCTGAGGTTGCTGAAGTAACTGCTGGGTACAGTTTTACAGTGGGAGTTGAAAGCAATTTTGGTTTAGAGAACTCTGAAGAGAAAACAGAGCTGTTCTCTTTCCCTGTCAAAGTTCCTCCAGGGAAAACAGTAACTGTAAAAATCACGATTGGCAGAGTCACTGTTGATCTACCTTACAAAGGCACAGTGCAGATTACCTGCTTCAACGACAGTGTTTTGCAGTTTCCGGTCAGTGGGACCTACAAGGGGGTCACTTACACTGATGCAAAAACAGTTATTAAGGAGTGA